A part of Colius striatus isolate bColStr4 chromosome 13, bColStr4.1.hap1, whole genome shotgun sequence genomic DNA contains:
- the SRPX2 gene encoding sushi repeat-containing protein SRPX2, with amino-acid sequence MAQEAAPVLLVVLARLVASTWHEGSGYYTAESHTNEVYVEEAPPEPALDYRRVPQWCATLNIHRGEATCYSPRGGSYRSSLGTRCELSCARGYRLVGPSTVQCLPSRHWSGMAYCRQIRCHVLPAVLRGSYVCSAGVQMDSRCDYTCLPGYQLEGDRSRLCMEDGRWSGSEPICVDMEPPKIRCPDSRERIAEPGKLTATVYWDPPRVKDSADGIIKRVMLRGPEPGSEFPEGEHVIRYTAHDQAYNRASCKFSIRVQVRRCPVLKPPQNGYLSCTSDGNNYGATCEYLCDGGYERQGTSLRVCQSTQQWTGSQPLCAPMQINTAVSSAASLLDQFHEKRRLLVISAPDPSNRYYKMQMSMLQQAACGLDLRHVTTVELVGQPPHEVGRIREHQLSLSIIEELRQFLHLTRSHFNAVLLDKAGADRERYISPVNPDELFVFIDTYLLCEREAARRAQGGDPCE; translated from the exons ATGGCGCAGGAGGCGGCCCCCGTCCTGCTGGTTGTCCTCGCCAGGCTGGTGGCATCCACGTGGCACgaag GGTCTGGCTACTACACGGCCGAGAGTCACACCAATGAAGTGTACGTGGAAGAAGCCCCCCCAGAGCCTGCCCTGGACTACCGCCGAG TGCCCCAGTGGTGTGCCACGCTCAACATCCACCGCGGAGAAGCCACCTGCTACTCGCCCCGGGGAGGCTCATACCgcagcagcctgggcacacGCTGCGAGCTGAGCTGTGCACGCGGCTACCGGCTGGTGGGGCCCAGCACCGTCCAGTGCCTGCCCAGCCGCCACTGGTCTGGGATGGCATACTGCCGAC AGATCCGGTGCCACGTGCTGCCGGCGGTGCTGCGGGGCTCCTACGTGTGCTCGGCCGGTGTGCAGATGGACTCCCGCTGCGACTACACCTGCCTGCCTGGATACCAGCTGGAGGGCGACCGGAGCCGCCTCTGCATGGAGGACGGACGCTGGAGCGGGAGCGAGCCAATCTGTGTAG ATATGGAGCCTCCCAAGATCCGCTGCCCTGACTCCCGGGAGCGGATAGCTGAGCCAGGCAAGCTGACTGCTACCGTCTACTGGGATCCACCCCGCGTGAAGGACTCCGCTGATGGCATCATCAAAAG GGTGATGCTGCGAGGCCCCGAGCCTGGCTCCGAATTCCCCGAAGGAGAGCACGTGATCCGCTACACTGCCCACGACCAGGCGTACAACCGAGCCAGCTGCAAGTTCAGCATCCGTGTCCAAG TGCGACGCTGCCCTGTCCTGAAGCCTCCACAGAACGGCTATCTCTCCTGCACCTCTGATGGCAACAACTATGGAGCCACCTGCGAGTACCTGTGCGATGGGGGCTACGAGCGCCAGGGCACATCTCTGCGGGTCTGCCAGTCCACCCAGCAGTGGACGGGCTCCCAGCCCCTTTGTGCAC CCATGCAGATCAACACAGCGgtgagctctgctgccagcctgctgGATCAGTTCCATGAGAAACGCCGCCTCCTCGTCATCTCAGCTCCTGACCCCTCTAACCGCTACTACAAGATGCAGATGTCCATGCTGCAG CAAGCTGCCTGCGGGCTGGACCTGCGCCATGTCACCACGGTGGAGCTAGTGGGACAGCCCCCTCACGAGGTGGGACGCATCCGGGAGCACCAGCTCTCCCTCAGCATCATCGAGGAGCTCAG GCAGTTCCTGCACCTCACCCGCTCGCACTTCAACGCGGTGCTGTTGGACAAGGCGGGTGCCGACCGCGAGCGCTACATCTCCCCCGTCAACCCCGACGAGCTCTTCGTCTTCATCGACACTTACCTGCTGTGCGAGCGggaggcggcgcggcgggcgcaGGGCGGAGATCCCTGCGAGTGA
- the TSPAN6 gene encoding tetraspanin-6 isoform X2, whose product MASPSRRLQTKPVITCLKSVLLTYTFIFWVSGIVLLAVGVWGKVSLAVYFSLLDEKATNVPFVLVGAGTVVVLLGTFGCFATCRGSTWMLKLIKTNFEANLSLALRDYNVTADRHSEAVDTIQRTLRCCGVQNYSDWERTEYFRQRGIPQSCCKSQDDCSEEDLKDLSKAKLKVFVDGCFFLVTSTMESRMSIVAGISFGIACFQLVGIILACCLSQYITNNQYEMV is encoded by the exons ATGGCGTCCCCGTCGCGGCGACTGCAGACGAAGCCGGTAATCACCTGCCTCAAGAGCGTCCTGCTCACCTACACCTTCATCTTCTGG GTGTCGGGTATCGTGCTGCTGGCCGTGGGCGTCTGGGGCAAGGTGAGCCTGGCCGTCTACTTCTCTTTGCTGGACGAGAAGGCCACCAACGTCCCCTTCGTCCTCGTCGGCGCTGGCACCGTCGTCGTCCTCCTGGGCACCTTCGGCTGCTTCGCCACCTGCCGCGGCAGCACCTGGATGCTCAAGCTG ATCAAGACAAACTTTGAGGCCAACCTCAGCCTGGCCCTGAGGGACTACAACGTGACGGCAGATCGGCACAGTGAGGCCGTCGACACCATCCAGAGAACG CTGCGCTGCTGTGGGGTGCAGAACTACTCGGACTGGGAGAGGACTGAGTACTTCAGGCAGAGGGGCatcccccagagctgctgcaagaGCCAGGACGACTGCTCGGAGGAGGATCTGAAAGACCTGAGCAAAGCCAAGCTTAAAGTGTTCGTGGAT GGTTGTTTTTTCCTGGTAACATCAACGATGGAGTCAAGAATGAGCATCGTGGCAGGAATCTCCTTTGGTATTGCATGCTTCCAG ttggTTGGCATCATCCTCGCCTGCTGCCTGTCGCAGTACATCACCAACAATCAGTACGAGATGGTGTAG
- the TSPAN6 gene encoding tetraspanin-6 isoform X1, which translates to MASPSRRLQTKPVITCLKSVLLTYTFIFWVSGIVLLAVGVWGKVSLAVYFSLLDEKATNVPFVLVGAGTVVVLLGTFGCFATCRGSTWMLKLYAMLLSLIFLIVLVAAVVGFVFRHEIKTNFEANLSLALRDYNVTADRHSEAVDTIQRTLRCCGVQNYSDWERTEYFRQRGIPQSCCKSQDDCSEEDLKDLSKAKLKVFVDGCFFLVTSTMESRMSIVAGISFGIACFQLVGIILACCLSQYITNNQYEMV; encoded by the exons ATGGCGTCCCCGTCGCGGCGACTGCAGACGAAGCCGGTAATCACCTGCCTCAAGAGCGTCCTGCTCACCTACACCTTCATCTTCTGG GTGTCGGGTATCGTGCTGCTGGCCGTGGGCGTCTGGGGCAAGGTGAGCCTGGCCGTCTACTTCTCTTTGCTGGACGAGAAGGCCACCAACGTCCCCTTCGTCCTCGTCGGCGCTGGCACCGTCGTCGTCCTCCTGGGCACCTTCGGCTGCTTCGCCACCTGCCGCGGCAGCACCTGGATGCTCAAGCTG TATGCCATGCTCCTGTCCCTCATCTTCCTCATTGTCCTGGTGGCTGCTGTCGTGGGGTTCGTCTTCAGGCACGAG ATCAAGACAAACTTTGAGGCCAACCTCAGCCTGGCCCTGAGGGACTACAACGTGACGGCAGATCGGCACAGTGAGGCCGTCGACACCATCCAGAGAACG CTGCGCTGCTGTGGGGTGCAGAACTACTCGGACTGGGAGAGGACTGAGTACTTCAGGCAGAGGGGCatcccccagagctgctgcaagaGCCAGGACGACTGCTCGGAGGAGGATCTGAAAGACCTGAGCAAAGCCAAGCTTAAAGTGTTCGTGGAT GGTTGTTTTTTCCTGGTAACATCAACGATGGAGTCAAGAATGAGCATCGTGGCAGGAATCTCCTTTGGTATTGCATGCTTCCAG ttggTTGGCATCATCCTCGCCTGCTGCCTGTCGCAGTACATCACCAACAATCAGTACGAGATGGTGTAG
- the TNMD gene encoding tenomodulin: MGGTAQESPEDCHFLDAEASKTWKRTCTRSQTCGLLFSVLLISLILIFFGVKYLWSPTPRKVYDMEHTFFSHGEKKKIVMEIDPLARTETFRSGNGSEEILEIHDFKNGITGIFFVGLQKCFIKTQTKVLPETTEAKIPELEGEEITTTYFEQSVVWVPGEKPIQNKEFLKSSKIFDICRNVTIYWIHPTPIAVPELAKLEGAEEDDPEVFVDNQSWLDGESKHEVEKDVQPGPKRQARQLTEEDLPINDYSENGLEFHPLWDERGYCCAQCRRANRYCQRVCEPLLGYHPYPYCYQGGRVICRIIMPCNWWIARMLGRV, encoded by the exons ATGGGAGGGACAGCTCAGGAGAGCCCGGAGGACTGCCACTTTCTGGAT GCAGAAGCGTCCAAGACGTGGAAGAGGACCTGCACCAGATCCCAGACCTGTGGACTGCTCTTCAGCGTGCTGCTCATCTCTCTGATCCTGATATTTTTTGGTGTCAAATACCTTTGGAGCCCAACACCCAGAAAA GTTTATGACATGGAGCACACATTCTTCAGCCATGGTGAGAAGAAGAAGATTGTGATGGAGATCGACCCTCTGGCCAGGACAGAGACCTTCAGGAGTGGGAATGGCAGTGAGGAAATCCTGGAGATCCATGACTTCAAAAAC GGAATAACTGGCATCTTCTTTGTGGGACTTCAAAAATGTTTCATCAAAACTCAGACTAAAGTGTTACCTGAGACAACAGAGGCCAAGATCCCCGAGCTTGAG GGAGAAGAAATCACCACCACCTACTTTGAGCAGTCTGTGGTCTGGGTGCCTGGGGAAAAGCCCATTCAGAACAAGGAGTTCCTGAAGAGCTCAAAAATTTTTGACATCTGCAGAAACGTGACCATTTACTGGATCCACCCAACGCCGATTGCAG TTCCTGAGCTGGCCAAacttgaaggagcagaagaagATGACCCTGAAGTGTTTGTAGACAACCAGAGCTGGTTGGATGGGGAGAGCAAACACGAGGTGGAGAAGGACGTGCAGCCAGGACCCAAGCGTCAGGCACGGCAGCTCACGGAGGAGGATCTGCCCATCAATGACTAC TCGGAGAACGGGCTGGAGTTCCACCCGCTGTGGGACGAGCGCGGGTACTGCTGTGCCCAGTGCCGCCGCGCCAACCGCTACTGCCAGCGGGTCTGCGAGCCCCTCCTGGGCTACCATCCCTACCCCTACTGCTACCAGGGCGGGAGGGTCATCTGCCGGATCATCATGCCCTGCAACTGGTGGATTGCACGGATGCTGGGCAGGGTTTAG